A stretch of the Cellulomonas sp. WB94 genome encodes the following:
- a CDS encoding DUF4129 domain-containing protein produces the protein MSDRLLAFVASAVPVTPGADEARSWLEDELLDPVYHRSRSLLQRFLDWLQQQFEGAPRFGAPSLVVAAVVVGVLLVVAVLAFWVAGPVRRSRRVRAAGALRAGDDRRTAAELRAAADEAANQGRWGLAVAERFRAIVRDLEQRTVLDDRPGRTADEAVDAAAARLPELDADLRRAARRFDDVVYGDGPADATDDTWLRGLDDSVARARVSAGISTPSEAGTHGGGPT, from the coding sequence GTGAGCGACCGGCTCCTCGCGTTCGTCGCGTCCGCTGTCCCGGTGACCCCGGGCGCGGACGAGGCGCGCTCATGGCTCGAGGACGAGCTGCTCGATCCCGTGTACCACCGCAGCCGCAGCCTCCTGCAGCGCTTCCTCGACTGGCTCCAGCAGCAGTTCGAGGGAGCGCCGCGGTTCGGCGCCCCGTCGCTGGTCGTCGCGGCCGTCGTCGTCGGCGTCCTGCTGGTCGTCGCCGTGCTCGCGTTCTGGGTGGCCGGTCCGGTGCGCCGCTCCCGCCGGGTGCGCGCCGCCGGCGCGCTGCGCGCAGGGGACGACCGTCGCACGGCTGCTGAGCTCCGGGCCGCCGCCGACGAGGCCGCGAACCAGGGTCGTTGGGGCCTCGCCGTCGCCGAACGGTTCCGTGCGATCGTGCGCGACCTGGAGCAGCGCACGGTGCTCGACGACCGACCGGGTCGAACCGCTGACGAGGCGGTCGACGCCGCGGCAGCGCGACTGCCCGAGCTGGACGCGGACCTGCGCCGCGCGGCGCGCCGGTTCGACGACGTGGTCTACGGCGACGGGCCCGCCGACGCCACCGACGACACGTGGCTGCGTGGTCTCGACGACTCCGTCGCGCGCGCCAGGGTGTCGGCGGGGATCTCGACACCGTCCGAGGCAGGCACGCACGGCGGGGGGCCGACGTGA
- a CDS encoding DUF4350 domain-containing protein, producing the protein MTGPAPVVGDGTTARTRARSRWRRARWPLAVVGVILLTALLAALPEPRTSSTPLAPDNPQGIGARAVAQVLGRQGVTIDYVRTTASATAHATAGTTLLVTSDYLLGPDQIDRLAQTGADLVLLAPGYLLDAVTDAATTSWAPDAVSTAPRTPQCADPDAQAAGTMSGTADGFEALGPSATVCFPAATEQRSNGAYLVVEGTRRITAFADASVVSNDRITDDGNAALVLRALGRHEHLTWYVPSLADTGSDTMTGPSLTDLLPPVAPVLALELLLIAVVAGVWRARRLGRVVTEPLPVTVRSAETTRGRGRLYRRSRSYGHAAAALRAGAATRAAARVGLPRTAGAPAVIDALARATGRPSNEVAALLYGPPPTDDVGLAQLARRLDELESEVHRS; encoded by the coding sequence GTGACCGGTCCCGCTCCGGTCGTCGGCGACGGCACGACGGCGCGGACCCGGGCCCGCAGCCGATGGCGGCGCGCGCGCTGGCCGCTGGCAGTCGTCGGCGTCATCCTGCTCACCGCTCTGCTCGCGGCGCTGCCCGAGCCGCGCACCTCGTCCACCCCGCTCGCCCCGGACAACCCGCAGGGCATCGGTGCGCGCGCCGTCGCCCAGGTGCTCGGACGGCAGGGCGTCACCATCGACTACGTGCGCACGACGGCGTCGGCGACGGCGCACGCGACGGCCGGAACGACACTCCTCGTGACGAGCGACTACCTGCTGGGCCCCGACCAGATCGACCGTCTCGCGCAGACGGGCGCCGACCTGGTCCTGCTCGCGCCCGGCTACCTGCTCGACGCCGTGACCGACGCCGCCACGACGTCCTGGGCCCCCGACGCGGTCTCGACCGCGCCGCGGACGCCGCAGTGCGCCGACCCCGACGCGCAGGCCGCGGGCACCATGTCCGGCACCGCGGACGGGTTCGAGGCGCTCGGGCCGTCCGCGACCGTCTGCTTCCCGGCCGCGACCGAGCAGCGGAGCAACGGCGCCTACCTCGTCGTCGAGGGCACCCGGCGCATCACGGCGTTCGCCGACGCGAGCGTGGTGAGCAACGACCGCATCACCGACGACGGCAACGCCGCGCTCGTCCTGCGGGCGCTCGGCCGCCACGAGCACCTCACCTGGTACGTCCCGTCGCTGGCTGACACCGGCTCGGACACGATGACCGGCCCGTCGCTCACCGATCTGCTGCCCCCTGTCGCACCGGTGCTGGCGCTCGAGCTGCTGCTCATCGCGGTCGTCGCCGGGGTCTGGCGCGCGCGACGGCTCGGTCGGGTCGTCACCGAGCCGCTGCCCGTCACGGTGCGGTCGGCCGAGACGACGCGCGGTCGCGGCCGCCTGTACCGTCGGTCCCGCTCGTACGGCCATGCGGCCGCAGCGCTGCGGGCCGGTGCCGCGACGCGGGCGGCCGCGCGGGTCGGGCTGCCCCGGACGGCGGGCGCCCCCGCGGTCATCGACGCCCTCGCCCGCGCGACCGGTCGACCGAGCAACGAGGTCGCCGC